Below is a window of Candidatus Nanosynbacter sp. HMT-352 DNA.
TGAGCGAATTGTTAAACGCACCTTGAATCGTCATCGTGCCACCCAAACCCCTCAGAGCATTACACATCGTGCGGTCAGCGACTTTAATACAATCGGTATTATTATACGTGCTGGACGGAGTAATAACGCCCTTGTCAATTGCCGTAGCGAAACTAAAGGACTTGATAATCGATCCCGGCTCAAATGGCACCATCGACGCGCTATCTACAAACACCGACCCATTTTTCTGCTTGGCAAAATCCGCTGGATTGTAAGTCGGATAATTCGCCATTGCCAAAACTTGACCGTTTTTCGGATTCATAACAATCACACTTCCTTCGGTGGCGCCAGCCGCTTCGACTCCCTTTTTCAGCGCCAATTCAGTCTGATTCTGAATATTCCTGTCCACCGTCAACGCCAAATTGTCACCAGATTTCGCCTCAATTCGCATATTATTTTTTCCAACCGTCAAAGGTATATTCCTCACGTCAGTTACAGATTGCAATAGCCCGTCCCGACCCTTAAGTTGCTTGTTCAGAGAACCTTCGACGCCATATTGACCTTCGCCAGCCGCATTCACAAATCCAAGCACGTGCGCGCCCAGTTCGCCCTCAGGATAATTTCGAATAGAACTTTGCTGATACAACACGCCCGCAAAGTTTTTCTTTTTCAATTTTTCCGCTTGAGTCCTGGTGATATTTTTCGCCAAAACTTCATAGCGCGACTTTTTATTACTTAGTCGCTCGGGTACATTTTCCGTCATTTCACCGCCAGCAATTTCCCTCAAACTATCGACAAGCTGGCTCCGCTCTTTATCGTCAATCGACTGCGGGTCCGCAATCACCGTATAGACCGCCTGATTAAGCACCACAGGAACTGGCGTTTTTCCGTCCATCATGTAAATTTTCCCGCGCTCTGCAGGAATGATAAATTGGCGCTGCTGACTCGCTCGCGCCAACTCCGTATATTTGCCATATTGCAAAATCTGCAATTGAAACAATCGCAACACAAAAGCCGCCATCACTACTAGTAAAGCGATGGCTAACCAACCAGTTCTTGAACGAATAAGCCGCTGCATATTGCTTATTTTATTATATCACTATTGTGCGTAATGCGTTTCAGTTGTTGTCATAGCTGAAGCGACATTGCTATTCTTCACCTTCTCTAACGCCGTCAGACGCGCATTCTGCACTTCCAATTCTGACTTTTTTGCGCTTAGTTCGGTGATTTTTGTATCCAAGCTCTGAGCTTCATAGCCATAAGCCGTAAGCCTGGTTGCCTGAGTAAGATAAATCAAGCCCAGTACTGCAATCATCAATGCAACTAGCACTGTATGAGCAACAGGACCAAGTTTGACCTGAGACTGAAAACGTGTAGAATTCTGATTTCGGCGCAATTGACCGTGTGAACGTCGTGAAGTAAATGTGGTGGTGTTTGTCATTTGTCTCTATCTTTTATGTTTATATTTGTATTTAGCATAACAAACCAGCCCGCCCGTTAAAGACAGGCTGGTATATTCCGGAATACGCTTTAGTTTAGCCGCGGCGTACTGAAACAGCCTCTGGCTTGTCTGTATTCTGGAATTCTACTTTGATGTGGATTGGCATATTGTGCCTCCTTCTTTTTGTTTTATTTTTTCACGGCGTATCGAAACTTTGCACTTCGACTACGCGGATTGTGAACATCTTCAGTTCCAGACACCGGTTTTTTCTCTGGAACAATCAGCTCAGCCTCATAGCCAGCCGTCGCTTGCTCCGAAAAATAACGCTTGATCAATCTGTCTTCCAAGCTATGAAAACTAATTATTCCTACTCGCCCGCCCTTATTAAGTAAGCGTGGCAAAAGTGGCAATAATTCTTCAATCAGCTTAAGTTCGCGATTGACTTCAATGCGTAGCGCCTGAAAGGTACGAGTCGCAGGATGATGCTTCATGCTACCGCGACCAACGGTTTGCTTGATCAGATCAGCCAGCTCAGTCGTTCCCTGAATTGGTCGAGCCTTTACAACTGCCTGTGCAATTCGTCTTGCTCGTCCGGGATTTTCCTCGCCGTAACGAATAATCAGCTGCGTCAAATCATCAACCGAATACGAATTGACAATATCTGCCGCTGTAATTTCCGTCCGATTGTCCATCCGCATATCTAGCGGACCATCAAATCTGAACGAAAAACCTCTCTCTGCTCTGTCAAGCTGTGGTGACGACACCCCCAAATCAGCCAAAATCACGTCAAATTTGCGTCCCTGCTTGACCAAATCTTGCGCTGCGCTCACAAAATCTTTGTGAATTAAAGTTACGCCTTTTTCAGCCAAATCGCCCAATGTTTTAATCGCGTTTTCATCACGATCGACTAACACTGAGTTCAAGTAACTATCCGTCCTATTTAAGAATGCCCTGGCATGGCCGCCATAGCCAGCCGTCAAGTCGAGATACGACTCGCCTTCGACTGGCTGCAGCTTGCTAAGGGTTATCTCCAAAAGTACGGGAACATGAATCGGTTCGCTCGCTTGGAGTTCTTCCGACTGTGGTGGATGTTCTTTAATACTCATCATTATTCCATTATACAGAAATAATGCTCGAGATCACCTAACTGGATATTTAATTCTGGCTTTTTTGTATTTGTGTTTTGTTTGTTTTTGTTGTCTTAGAGTGGAAATTTATTGATTGTCAGTAACAACCATGTTTTCCAAAGAGACTTATGTGTGAGGTGGAGTTTTTTTGGGAGGTGTTTGAGGAAGGTGCGTTGCCGTTTTTAATGTGGAGCAAATTGCCACATGCCATTTTCAAATACCCAGATAGTTGATCTCGAGAGGTTTTAATTGTTAAAGTGCTTAGCTAATCTACTATTCCGCATTCTCGGCCGCTATTAGCCGAAAATATTCCCCTGCTCGCACAGCAACGACTTCTCTGTCAATTCCAGCGTAGTCAAGCAAATGCTGCTCAATCGTCACTCGTCCTTGTTTTTGGTCGAGCGCCGATGCGGTTTTACCTCGTCGGAATTTAACGTTCAAGTCGGCAACTCGCTCGTCCAGAATACTTCCAGTTAGAGCGCTTTCCACTTCCCGATCCCAGATCTGCTGTGGATATAGGTGGAGATATTTACCAAACCCGCGAGTTAGCACGACGCCTGATGCAAATTCTGCCCTGAGCTCAGCCGGAATCGTCAAGCGTCGCTTGTCGTCCAACTTACGCTCAAAGTAATCTGTCTGCACGTCGTCCTTCCTTCGTGGTAG
It encodes the following:
- a CDS encoding division/cell wall cluster transcriptional repressor MraZ, with protein sequence MQTDYFERKLDDKRRLTIPAELRAEFASGVVLTRGFGKYLHLYPQQIWDREVESALTGSILDERVADLNVKFRRGKTASALDQKQGRVTIEQHLLDYAGIDREVVAVRAGEYFRLIAAENAE
- a CDS encoding peptidoglycan D,D-transpeptidase FtsI family protein, with translation MQRLIRSRTGWLAIALLVVMAAFVLRLFQLQILQYGKYTELARASQQRQFIIPAERGKIYMMDGKTPVPVVLNQAVYTVIADPQSIDDKERSQLVDSLREIAGGEMTENVPERLSNKKSRYEVLAKNITRTQAEKLKKKNFAGVLYQQSSIRNYPEGELGAHVLGFVNAAGEGQYGVEGSLNKQLKGRDGLLQSVTDVRNIPLTVGKNNMRIEAKSGDNLALTVDRNIQNQTELALKKGVEAAGATEGSVIVMNPKNGQVLAMANYPTYNPADFAKQKNGSVFVDSASMVPFEPGSIIKSFSFATAIDKGVITPSSTYNNTDCIKVADRTMCNALRGLGGTMTIQGAFNNSLNVGTITAIRKLGNGSQINLPARQTLYEYYHDKFGFGAKTGIELGEASGYIYPPDSAEGNEVRYSAMTYGQSMNLTMVQVAAGFSSLVNGGQYYKPTILVGTIDESGNLKPSENKVIRQTVSGGTSSQMRTMLTTARRSSFLSKSDKSGYEIGGKTGTSEAVVNGAYTQKETIATYIGYGGGKNGAEYVIMVRVAAPGKGINLQGNLHAGPIFTDISNWIIDYMKIAPKE
- the rsmH gene encoding 16S rRNA (cytosine(1402)-N(4))-methyltransferase RsmH, which produces MMSIKEHPPQSEELQASEPIHVPVLLEITLSKLQPVEGESYLDLTAGYGGHARAFLNRTDSYLNSVLVDRDENAIKTLGDLAEKGVTLIHKDFVSAAQDLVKQGRKFDVILADLGVSSPQLDRAERGFSFRFDGPLDMRMDNRTEITAADIVNSYSVDDLTQLIIRYGEENPGRARRIAQAVVKARPIQGTTELADLIKQTVGRGSMKHHPATRTFQALRIEVNRELKLIEELLPLLPRLLNKGGRVGIISFHSLEDRLIKRYFSEQATAGYEAELIVPEKKPVSGTEDVHNPRSRSAKFRYAVKK